Proteins from one Flavobacterium branchiarum genomic window:
- a CDS encoding 2TM domain-containing protein, with product MHLKPHIVKALFIGVIIFLVSFLIKFISFGTEVFTPNLFTAFLYCMLYSTTLYIVNASLFAFLDNVFKANPYSLKRIIIGFISSFFCSIIAIFILRVFLKVVIDKEPITEFLAKEDAANYIESAIITFIVLAVFHALHFYKVYNENRVKEQKIIAGTASAKFETLKNQIDPHFLFNSLNVLSSLIEENPENAQRFTTSLSKIYRYVLEQKDKELVSVEDELAFAKTYMNLLKMRFENSLFYELPTEGINPEAKVVPLSLQLLLENTVKHNVVSEQKPLHIRIFIKGDYLAVQNDFQKKEVLQDRQGVGLQNIVSRYGIITNRKVLIEQNASTFTVKIPILTKQISVMETTTDYNENTAYYRAKKRVEELKGFYGNLISYCCVVPFLVFINLKFSPGFQWFWFSALGWGFGLAMHAFKVFGYSSNWEERKIQEILRKEENKQNWK from the coding sequence ATGCATTTAAAACCACATATAGTTAAAGCCTTATTTATTGGTGTAATAATCTTTCTTGTATCCTTCTTGATTAAATTTATATCATTTGGAACTGAAGTGTTTACTCCCAATTTATTTACTGCTTTTTTATACTGCATGTTATACAGCACGACATTATATATTGTTAATGCTTCATTATTTGCTTTTTTAGACAACGTATTTAAAGCCAATCCTTATTCATTAAAGCGCATAATCATTGGCTTTATCAGTTCTTTTTTCTGTTCGATAATAGCCATATTTATACTTCGTGTTTTTTTAAAAGTTGTTATAGACAAAGAACCAATAACGGAGTTTTTAGCTAAGGAAGATGCTGCGAATTACATAGAATCTGCTATTATTACTTTTATTGTATTAGCCGTATTTCATGCTTTACACTTTTATAAAGTATATAACGAGAACCGAGTTAAGGAACAAAAAATAATTGCTGGAACTGCTTCGGCTAAATTTGAAACTTTAAAAAATCAGATTGATCCACATTTCCTATTTAATAGCTTGAATGTACTAAGTTCATTGATCGAAGAGAATCCTGAAAATGCACAACGATTCACAACTTCATTGTCTAAAATTTATCGCTATGTCTTAGAACAAAAAGACAAAGAACTTGTATCGGTTGAAGATGAATTAGCTTTTGCTAAAACGTATATGAATTTATTAAAAATGCGTTTCGAAAATAGTTTATTCTACGAATTACCAACTGAAGGCATCAATCCAGAAGCAAAAGTAGTACCGCTATCATTGCAGCTTTTACTTGAAAACACGGTAAAGCACAATGTGGTCAGTGAACAAAAACCACTTCATATTCGAATATTTATCAAAGGAGATTATTTAGCAGTTCAAAATGATTTTCAGAAAAAAGAAGTATTGCAAGATCGTCAAGGTGTAGGACTACAAAATATAGTAAGTCGCTACGGTATTATCACCAATAGAAAGGTGTTGATTGAGCAAAATGCATCAACATTTACTGTCAAAATACCTATTTTAACTAAACAAATTAGTGTCATGGAAACAACAACTGATTATAATGAAAATACTGCTTATTATAGAGCAAAAAAACGAGTAGAAGAGCTTAAAGGTTTTTATGGAAATTTGATTTCATATTGCTGTGTAGTACCATTTTTAGTTTTCATCAATTTAAAATTCTCACCTGGATTTCAATGGTTTTGGTTTTCTGCTTTAGGATGGGGTTTTGGATTAGCGATGCATGCTTTTAAAGTATTTGGATATAGCTCAAATTGGGAAGAAAGAAAAATTCAGGAAATCCTAAGAAAAGAAGAGAACAAACAAAATTGGAAATAG
- a CDS encoding DinB family protein codes for MSENRRISNLYQSIYNGNPWLEVTLINTLKDVSAGQAYKKVNPNLNTIWEITNHLIQWRRNILKRVEGETITTPDHNYFVPVLDSSEAAWEQSLQNLAKSQEAWNSFFENFDDADLDKIYVNNGHTYYEHIHGIIQHDIYHLGQIVILKKLL; via the coding sequence ATGTCAGAAAATAGAAGAATTTCGAATCTATATCAATCCATTTACAATGGAAATCCGTGGCTAGAAGTTACGTTAATAAATACGTTAAAAGATGTAAGTGCAGGGCAAGCGTATAAGAAGGTAAATCCTAATTTAAATACGATTTGGGAAATTACCAATCATCTTATACAATGGAGAAGAAATATTTTGAAACGCGTAGAGGGAGAAACCATCACGACGCCTGATCATAATTATTTTGTGCCTGTCCTAGATTCATCTGAAGCAGCTTGGGAGCAATCACTTCAAAATTTGGCAAAATCACAAGAAGCATGGAATTCTTTTTTTGAAAATTTCGATGATGCCGATTTAGATAAAATATATGTTAATAACGGACATACCTATTATGAACATATCCACGGAATTATCCAACACGATATTTATCATTTAGGACAAATTGTTATTCTTAAAAAGTTACTTTAA
- a CDS encoding TonB-dependent receptor, whose product MKTKFQELSKNEFPLKKQSFFIIAFLLLSSILFAQNTLSGKVVDTKGKPIAGANIYIDGTYDGATSAENGEFSFTTETKGNQILIVSFLIYETSTTSIDVANYKNQTIKLKENVNSLDAVVITAGTMESGDKARVSVLKPLDIVTTAGSAGNIIAALQTLPGTQNVGEDGRLFVRGGEASETQTFVDGIRVSQPYGASVQNLPTRGRFSPFLFSGIAFSTGGYSAEYGEALSSVLLLNTQDEPDQNKTDIAMMTVGLGVGNTQKWKKSSLSVNVSYINLAPYQAVIKQDVDWNRPYQSLSGESVYRYHFNNGILKLYAAFDTSKIDLNQKNINFENPIRVNLVNNNFYLNTVYNGTFGSNWQITSGLSYGYSNNKKDIDVANINDDENAAHLKLKLRKSLSNKIKLSFGADYFVTKYSEDFQDNLTSTINNGYDSNIGAVYAETEFLFSSKLAAKVGLRGSYNNLLDESTLAPRVSLAYKVAKNSQFSLAYGDFTQTPVVDYIKYSKYHQFESEKAAHYILNFQYNKTGRTFRAEAYYKDYSNLVKYDTQTIQYNSVFSNNGSGYAKGLDLFWRDSKLYKNLEYWISYSYIDTERDYKNFPTSATPDFVADQTLSVVTKYFLTDWKSQISLTNSFSTGRPYNNPNETKFMNGKTKSYNSLSLSWAYLLTTQKILYFSVSNVLGTQNIFGYDYARNPDATGTYNRQAVTPTADRFFFVGFFWTISQNKNENQLKNL is encoded by the coding sequence ATGAAAACCAAGTTTCAAGAATTAAGTAAAAACGAGTTTCCATTAAAAAAACAATCGTTTTTCATAATAGCTTTTTTACTACTGAGCTCGATACTATTTGCTCAAAATACTCTTTCGGGAAAAGTAGTAGATACAAAAGGAAAGCCAATTGCTGGTGCTAACATTTATATAGATGGCACTTATGATGGGGCTACAAGTGCAGAAAATGGGGAATTTTCTTTTACTACTGAAACTAAAGGAAATCAGATCTTAATCGTGAGTTTTTTAATTTATGAAACGTCAACCACATCAATAGATGTTGCCAATTATAAAAATCAAACGATCAAACTTAAAGAAAATGTAAACTCATTAGACGCTGTTGTTATCACTGCAGGAACTATGGAATCTGGAGATAAGGCTAGGGTTTCTGTTTTAAAACCTTTGGACATTGTTACTACTGCTGGATCTGCTGGGAATATCATTGCTGCATTACAAACTTTACCCGGAACTCAAAATGTCGGAGAAGATGGGCGTTTGTTCGTTCGTGGTGGCGAAGCAAGCGAAACCCAAACATTTGTAGATGGTATTCGTGTTTCCCAACCTTATGGTGCATCTGTGCAAAATTTACCTACTCGCGGTCGTTTTTCTCCTTTCTTATTTAGTGGAATCGCTTTTTCTACAGGAGGTTATTCGGCTGAATACGGAGAGGCTTTGTCTAGTGTACTATTATTAAATACCCAAGACGAACCAGACCAAAATAAAACTGATATTGCTATGATGACGGTAGGATTGGGAGTTGGAAATACTCAAAAATGGAAAAAAAGTTCGTTGAGTGTAAATGTTAGTTATATCAATCTAGCTCCTTATCAGGCTGTAATAAAACAAGATGTTGATTGGAACAGACCTTATCAATCCCTATCTGGTGAAAGTGTATATCGCTATCATTTTAATAATGGTATTTTAAAATTATATGCTGCTTTTGATACGTCTAAAATAGATCTTAATCAGAAAAATATAAATTTCGAAAATCCAATTCGAGTGAATTTAGTTAATAATAATTTCTACCTAAACACGGTTTATAATGGAACTTTTGGTAGTAACTGGCAAATTACCTCAGGATTGAGTTATGGATATAGCAACAATAAAAAGGATATTGATGTGGCTAATATCAATGATGATGAAAACGCAGCTCATCTTAAATTAAAACTAAGAAAAAGTCTTTCGAACAAAATAAAATTATCTTTTGGAGCCGATTATTTCGTTACAAAGTATAGCGAAGATTTTCAGGACAATTTAACTTCAACTATCAATAATGGTTACGATTCGAATATTGGTGCCGTTTATGCCGAAACTGAATTTTTGTTTTCTAGTAAACTAGCTGCGAAAGTTGGACTTAGAGGTTCTTATAACAATTTGTTAGATGAATCTACTTTAGCACCAAGAGTTTCATTGGCATACAAAGTGGCAAAAAATAGCCAGTTTTCACTTGCTTACGGAGACTTTACACAAACTCCTGTTGTGGATTACATTAAATATTCAAAATACCATCAGTTTGAAAGTGAAAAAGCAGCTCATTACATTTTAAACTTTCAATACAATAAAACGGGACGCACTTTTAGAGCTGAAGCGTATTACAAAGATTACAGCAATCTCGTAAAATATGACACTCAAACTATTCAATATAATTCTGTTTTCAGTAACAATGGTTCTGGATATGCTAAGGGATTAGATCTTTTTTGGAGAGACAGCAAATTATACAAAAATCTAGAATACTGGATTTCATATTCTTATATTGACACGGAAAGGGATTATAAAAATTTCCCAACTAGCGCAACTCCCGATTTTGTTGCTGACCAAACTTTATCTGTGGTGACCAAATATTTTCTTACTGATTGGAAATCTCAAATTAGCTTAACAAACAGTTTTAGCACCGGAAGACCTTACAACAACCCAAATGAAACAAAATTCATGAATGGAAAAACAAAATCATATAATAGCTTGAGTCTTAGCTGGGCTTATTTATTAACGACTCAAAAGATTTTATACTTCTCTGTTTCGAATGTTTTAGGAACTCAAAATATATTTGGCTATGATTATGCTAGAAATCCTGATGCAACTGGAACATACAACAGACAAGCGGTTACTCCTACTGCCGATCGCTTTTTCTTTGTTGGTTTCTTCTGGACTATTAGCCAAAATAAAAATGAAAATCAGTTGAAGAATCTTTAG